The Channa argus isolate prfri chromosome 14, Channa argus male v1.0, whole genome shotgun sequence genome includes a window with the following:
- the gigyf2 gene encoding GRB10-interacting GYF protein 2 isoform X2 produces MAETQTLNFGPEWLRALSGGGGGGSSTAVASPPLSPALPKYKLADYRYGREEMLALYVKDNKIPIDLHDKEFLPILQEEPLPPLALVSFTEEEQRNFSMSVNSAAVLRLTGRGGGPIAGAPRGRSTSRGRGRGRGDGGFYQRSFDDVEGFGRGGREMHRSQSWEERGDRRFEKPGRKEPDVAPGHFQINHIRGNYEESGTVLPRKHDFTRSESENWRTSRDDQNDGPRSAGWREHPDQRRRFPFDAREDERGYRRPRSGSGSLEDERDSLPEWCLEDADEEAGTFDSSGAFLSLKKASKEPILEEAELEFRPLDECEEGLEEEESQPKETKETETEAKRELDRKDLARVSEEAPPLAPPVALPVSEALVPAQSLSPSQPSRTEETERPAERQPPLELPPEPCKVPLHVPLSNSMLETLPMTHISTTLAEVSSPSPSVQLPQQKPMEVHVAMKNPLPFPSTVITPIGRPTTVPHDTDEDEGLTHFEQEAEKMVAYLQDGVADDDRLAAKTSEKQKPGLPLTHEAALKWFYKDPQGEIQGPFSNHEMTEWFQAGYFTMSLLVKRGCDEVFQALGEIMKIWGRVPFTPGPAPPPLQGDGDQERLKRQQELTALNLYQLQQLQYQYLLRQQYAQVLAQQKAAVLSSAPVQQQQQHQQQINLLLQQYQALKIRASESLLPPVTRSLSVPDSGSVWEMQNASSQASCTPNIQQAAPSTWDGSSVWDLPIDSMAQAPTIEQMQQLEKAKTAKLDLERREVEMRAKREEEERKRLEEVLRARQEEERKRLEEEELARQKQEEALRRQREQEEAQRRQKEEEERLAQEEALRRLEERRREEEERKKREEFLRKQEEERRKQEELEALRRREEEKLAEEEAAAALAQQQQEEQKRREQEAQRQQELQRQRQQQQEALRRLQQQQQQQQLAQMKLPSSSKWGQQSTNAANQTPNALSLAEIQKLEEERERQAREERRQQQELLKLQQQALQQAQQPQAKLSGWGNVSKQPVVTKSLLEIQREEAQQMKQRKEQQQQQQQQQPPPPPTHHHPIVTQQTRTQNRTTSLSSSVWGSVNTSTCTNWASDSRSIWGDTHNSNMGFWDEAVKEAVQQPPQTKKGSTQKNNKGNANLSNSLSGRANKKVEEEEKLLKLFQGVSKSQQDTFMLWCEQTLHTLNTANNLDVPTFASFLKEVDSPYEVHDYVRAYLGDTPEAKDFAKQFLERRAKQNTNQQKPAPQNPQQVLKQQQDSVWGGTGSSSLYQCNHTSGQQQRFETVTSGKKKKKQKMVRADPSLLGFSVNASSERLNMGEIETLEDF; encoded by the exons atggCCGAAACCCAGACACTTAACTTTGGACCAGAATG GCTCCGTGCCCTGTCCGGAGGTGGTGGCGGTGGAAGCAGCACTGCTGTTGCCTCTCCACCCCTCTCGCCTGCATTGCCAAAGTATAAACTTGCAGACTATCGTTATGGGAGAGAAGAAATGTTAGCACTTTATGTAAAGGATAACAAG ATCCCTATAGACCTACATGATAAGGAGTTCTTGCCCATTTTGCAAGAAGAGCCCTTGCCACCTCTGGCACTTGTGTCTTTTACAGAGGAAGAACAG AGAAATTTTTCCATGTCTGTGAACAGTGCAGCTGTACTAAGGCTGACAGGGCGAGGAGGTGGTCCAATAGCAGGGGCTCCAAGAGGCCGAAGTACCTCAAGGGGTAGAG GCCGGggaagaggagatggaggaTTTTACCAAAGAAGTTTTGATGATGTGGAAGGTTTTGGTCGTGGAGGAAGAGAAATGCATCGTTCCCAGAGCTGGGAAGAAAG GGGAGATAGAAGGTTTGAAAAGCCAGGTCGAAAAGAGCCAG ATGTTGCTCCAGGACATTTTCAGATCAACCACA TCCGAGGAAACTACGAGGAAAGTGGGACAGTCCTACCACGAAAGCATGACTTCACGCGATCAGAGAGTGAGAACTGGCGTACTTCTCGTGATGATCAGAATG ATGGGCCTCGGTCAGCAGGGTGGCGGGAACACCCAGACCAGCGTCGGCGTTTTCCTTTTGATGCAAGAGAAGATGAGCGTGGGTACAGGAGACCACGGTCAGGCAGCGGCAGCCTTGAGGACGAGAGGGACAGTCTCCCGGAGTGGTGTCTGGAGGACGCAGACGAGGAGGCAGGCACTTTTGACTCATCAGGGGCCTTTCTGTCTCTCAAG AAAGCCTCCAAGGAGCCAATCCTGGAAGAGGCAGAGCTTGAATTCAGACCTCTGGATGAGTGTGAAGAGGGCCTTGAGGAAGAGGAAAGTCAGCCCAAGGAGACCAAAGAAACAGAAACGGAGGCCAAGAGAGAACTTGACCGAAAAG atCTGGCCAGAGTGTCAGAGGAGGCTCCACCTCTTGCTCCACCTGTTGCTCTACCAGTTTCGGAAGCCCTGGTTCCTGCCCAATCCTTGTCCCCAAGTCAGCCCAGCAGAACAGAAGAAACAGAGAGGCCAGCTGAACGACAGCCGCCCCTGGAACTCCCACCAGAGCCCTGCAAAGTCCCCCTGCATGTCCCTCTGTCTAACAGCATGCTGGAAACCCTTCCTATGACCCACATTTCTACCACTCTCGCAG AAGTGTCTTCTCCATCACCCAGCGTCCAGTTGCCACAGCAAAAGCCCATGGAGGTGCATGTGGCAATGAAAAATCCTTTGCCCTTCCCTTCAACTGTTATAACACCTATTGGCAGGCCCACCACTGTTCCACATGACACTGATGAAGATGAAGGACTGACACACTTTGAGCAG GAGGCAGAGAAGATGGTAGCATATCTACAGGATGGTGTGGCGGATGATGACAGACTTGCAGCTAAGACTTCAGAAAAGCAGAAGCCAGGCCTGCCGCTCACTCATGAAGCTGCTCTCAAGTGGTTCTACAAAGACCCTCAGGGGGAGATACAGG GTCCATTCAGTAATCATGAAATGACTGAGTGGTTTCAGGCTGGTTACTTCACTATGTCTCTGTTGGTCAAACGAGGATGTGATGAAGTATTTCAGGCTCTGGGAGAGATCATGAAGATTTGGGGAAGGGTGCCATTTACTCCAGGCCCTGCACCCCCACCTCTACAG GGTGATGGTGATCAAGAGAGGTTGAAGAGGCAGCAAGAGCTCACTGCTCTCAACCTTTATCAGTTACAGCAGCTTCAATATCAATACCTCCTCAG GCAGCAGTATGCTCAGGTTCTGGCCCAGCAGAAAGCTGCAGTTCTTAGCTCAGCTCCtgttcaacagcagcagcagcaccaacagCAGATCAACCTGCTTCTACAGCAATACCAGGCACTCAAGATAAG AGCATCTGAGAGCCTCCTACCTCCCGTTACCCGGTCTCTATCAGTACCAGACTCTGGTTCTGTgtgggaaatgcagaacgcgtcTTCTCAGGCTTCTTGCACACCAAACATTCAGCAAGCTGCTCCAAGCA CATGGGATGGCAGCAGTGTCTGGGATTTACCTATAGACTCCATGGCACAGGCTCCAACTATCGAGCAGATGCAACAATTAGAAAAGGCAAAGACTGCAAAG TTGGACCTGGAGAGGCGTGAGGTAGAAATGAGAGccaaaagagaggaagaggagaggaaacgCCTGGAGGAGGTCCTGAGAGCTCGGCAAGAGGAAGAACGGAAACGCTTGGAAGAAGAGGAGCTGGCACGGCAAAAACAG GAGGAGGCTTTAAGACGGCAGAGAGAGCAAGAAGAGGCACAGCGCAGgcaaaaggaagaagaagagagactAGCACAGGAAGAAGCTCTCCGAAGATTAGAAGAAAGaaggagggaagaggaggagagaaaaaaacggGAAGAATTCCTTCGCAAACAa gaagaggagaggagaaagcaGGAAGAACTAGAAGCATTGAGGAGGCGAGAGGAGGAGAAGCTAGCAGAGGAAGAGGCAGCAGCTGCTCTGGCCCAACAGCAACAGGAGGAGcagaagaggagagagcaggaggCCCAAAGACAGCAGGAGCTGCAAAGGCAAAGGCAGCAGCAACAAGAGGCCCTTAGAAGActtcaacaacagcagcagcagcagcagcttgcaCAGATGAAG CTTCCATCCTCTTCAAAGTGGGGCCAGCAGTCAACCAATGCTGCAAACCAGACTCCTAACGCCTTGTCACTGGCTGAGATCCAGAAActggaagaggagagagagcgaCAGGCACGGGAGGAG AGACGTCAGCAACAAGAGCTCCTGAAACTACAGCAGCAGGCCCTGCAACAGGCTCAGCAACCTCAAGCTAAGCTGTCAGGTTGGGGCAATGTGTCCAAACAGCCAGTTGTTACCAAGTCTTTGCTGGAGATTCAGAGGGAAGAAGCCCAACAGATGAAACAGCgaaaggagcagcagcagcagcagcaacagcagcagccaccaccaccaccaacacatCACCACCCCATCGTCACCCAACAGACCCGCACTCAAAACAGAACT acatctctGAGCAGCTCGGTGTGGGGGTCTGTAAATACCAGCACCTGCACTAACTGGGCTTCAGACTCCAGAAGTATCTGGGGGGACACCCACAATTCTAACATGGGCTTCTGGGACGAGGCTGTGAAGGAGGCTGTTCAGCAACCTCCCCAAACCAAGAAAGGCAGTACGCAGAAGAACAACAAGGGAAACGCCAACCTCAG TAATTCTTTAAGTGGCCGAGCCAACAAGaaggtagaggaggaggagaagctgctaaAATTGTTCCAGGGGGTCAGTAAGAGCCAACAGGACACATTCATGCTATGGTGTGAGCAAACCCTGCACACCCTCAACACAGCCAACAATCTGGATG TTCCTACATTTGCATCCTTCCTCAAAGAGGTGGACTCTCCATACGAGGTGCACGACTATGTCAGGGCCTACCTGGGGGACACACCCGAGGCCAAGGACTTTGCCAAGCAGTTCCTGGAACGTCGTGCCAAACAGAACACTAACCAACAGAAACCGGCACCACAAAACCCCCAGCAAGTtctcaaacagcagcag GATTCTGTTTGGGGTGGAACAGGATCTTCATCGCTCTACCAGTGCAACCATACAAGTGGTCAGCAGCAGCGCTTTGAGACCGTCACCtcagggaagaagaaaaaaaagcagaagatgGTCCGTGCAGACCCCAGTCTTCTAG GTTTTTCAGTAAATGCTTCATCTGAGAGATTGAATATGGGAGAGATTGAGACTCTGGAAGACTTTTAA
- the LOC137098142 gene encoding G-protein coupled receptor 55, protein MTSNCSFEEVDYLMRYLEPAIYIPIFLLGLVLNVAALLVFCIFLRKWTESTIYMTSLALMDLLLLFPLPFKMHATNHLWPAGLQPLCSVLESLYFVGIYGSIYIIMCIAVDRWVAICHPFKAKQLRSPIVALCTCVGVWIFVLVAFSSTIYRFREGGHTDFHCFHRFSKKGWNPVLISSLLVFGFLVPALVVIYCSAHTIWALQQSGQHSAQSRACVKIIYSSLSAFLVPFTPSHLAILLQFLVHQGLILDCGNKTRISLFIQIAMCLSNITCCLDALCYYFIAHEVRSTRNSFRMSMISQRRATFSTSEV, encoded by the exons ATGACAAGCAACTGCTCATTTGAAGAGGTGGACTACCTAATGAGATATTTGGAGCCTGCCATCTACATACCCATATTCCTCCTCGGTCTGGTTCTTAATGTTGCAGCGCTGCTGGTTTTCTGTATATTTCTGCGAAAATGGACTGAATCCACAATATACATGACCAGCTTGGCCCTGATGgacctgctcctcctcttccctcttCCCTTCAAAATGCATGCTACGAATCACCTCTGGCCTGCTGGGCTCCAACCTCTCTGTTCAGTTTTAGAAAGTCTGTATTTTGTTGGGATATATGGCAGCATCTACATCATCATGTGTATAGCTGTGGACCGATGGGTGGCAATCTGTCATCCCTTCAAAGCCAAGCAGCTACGTTCACCCATAGTGGCTCTGTGCACCTGTGTGGGAGTTTGGATATTTGTGCTGGTAGCGTTCTCTTCAACTATCTATCGCTTTAGGGAGGGAGGGCACACAGACTTTCACTGCTTCCACAGGTTTTCAAAGAAAGGCTGGAACCCTGTGCTGATCAGCTCTCTCCTGGTGTTTGGGTTCCTGGTACCTGCATTGGTGGTGATTTACTGCTCAGCACATACTATCTGGGCGCTTCAGCAGTCTGGCCAGCACAGCGCCCAGAGCCGTGCATGTGTGAAAATCATCTACAGCAGCTTGAGTGCCTTTCTGGTACCCTTCACCCCAAGTCACCTGGCCATTCTCCTGCAGTTCCTG GTGCACCAAGGACTGATTCTGGATTGCGGCAACAAGACTCGGATCAGCCTTTTCATACAGATTGCTATGTGTCTGTCAAACATCACCTGCTGTCTGGATGCTCTGTGCTACTACTTCATTGCCCATGAGGTGAGGAGCACTAGAAATAGCTTCAGGATGTCAATGATCAGCCAAAGAAGAGCCACCTTCAGCACTTCAGAGGTCTGA
- the gigyf2 gene encoding GRB10-interacting GYF protein 2 isoform X1 translates to MAETQTLNFGPEWLRALSGGGGGGSSTAVASPPLSPALPKYKLADYRYGREEMLALYVKDNKIPIDLHDKEFLPILQEEPLPPLALVSFTEEEQRNFSMSVNSAAVLRLTGRGGGPIAGAPRGRSTSRGRGRGRGDGGFYQRSFDDVEGFGRGGREMHRSQSWEERGDRRFEKPGRKEPDVAPGHFQINHIRGNYEESGTVLPRKHDFTRSESENWRTSRDDQNGEDDEGGWRLAGSRRDSDRWCPPSPDGPRSAGWREHPDQRRRFPFDAREDERGYRRPRSGSGSLEDERDSLPEWCLEDADEEAGTFDSSGAFLSLKKASKEPILEEAELEFRPLDECEEGLEEEESQPKETKETETEAKRELDRKDLARVSEEAPPLAPPVALPVSEALVPAQSLSPSQPSRTEETERPAERQPPLELPPEPCKVPLHVPLSNSMLETLPMTHISTTLAEVSSPSPSVQLPQQKPMEVHVAMKNPLPFPSTVITPIGRPTTVPHDTDEDEGLTHFEQEAEKMVAYLQDGVADDDRLAAKTSEKQKPGLPLTHEAALKWFYKDPQGEIQGPFSNHEMTEWFQAGYFTMSLLVKRGCDEVFQALGEIMKIWGRVPFTPGPAPPPLQGDGDQERLKRQQELTALNLYQLQQLQYQYLLRQQYAQVLAQQKAAVLSSAPVQQQQQHQQQINLLLQQYQALKIRASESLLPPVTRSLSVPDSGSVWEMQNASSQASCTPNIQQAAPSTWDGSSVWDLPIDSMAQAPTIEQMQQLEKAKTAKLDLERREVEMRAKREEEERKRLEEVLRARQEEERKRLEEEELARQKQEEALRRQREQEEAQRRQKEEEERLAQEEALRRLEERRREEEERKKREEFLRKQEEERRKQEELEALRRREEEKLAEEEAAAALAQQQQEEQKRREQEAQRQQELQRQRQQQQEALRRLQQQQQQQQLAQMKLPSSSKWGQQSTNAANQTPNALSLAEIQKLEEERERQAREERRQQQELLKLQQQALQQAQQPQAKLSGWGNVSKQPVVTKSLLEIQREEAQQMKQRKEQQQQQQQQQPPPPPTHHHPIVTQQTRTQNRTTSLSSSVWGSVNTSTCTNWASDSRSIWGDTHNSNMGFWDEAVKEAVQQPPQTKKGSTQKNNKGNANLSNSLSGRANKKVEEEEKLLKLFQGVSKSQQDTFMLWCEQTLHTLNTANNLDVPTFASFLKEVDSPYEVHDYVRAYLGDTPEAKDFAKQFLERRAKQNTNQQKPAPQNPQQVLKQQQDSVWGGTGSSSLYQCNHTSGQQQRFETVTSGKKKKKQKMVRADPSLLGFSVNASSERLNMGEIETLEDF, encoded by the exons atggCCGAAACCCAGACACTTAACTTTGGACCAGAATG GCTCCGTGCCCTGTCCGGAGGTGGTGGCGGTGGAAGCAGCACTGCTGTTGCCTCTCCACCCCTCTCGCCTGCATTGCCAAAGTATAAACTTGCAGACTATCGTTATGGGAGAGAAGAAATGTTAGCACTTTATGTAAAGGATAACAAG ATCCCTATAGACCTACATGATAAGGAGTTCTTGCCCATTTTGCAAGAAGAGCCCTTGCCACCTCTGGCACTTGTGTCTTTTACAGAGGAAGAACAG AGAAATTTTTCCATGTCTGTGAACAGTGCAGCTGTACTAAGGCTGACAGGGCGAGGAGGTGGTCCAATAGCAGGGGCTCCAAGAGGCCGAAGTACCTCAAGGGGTAGAG GCCGGggaagaggagatggaggaTTTTACCAAAGAAGTTTTGATGATGTGGAAGGTTTTGGTCGTGGAGGAAGAGAAATGCATCGTTCCCAGAGCTGGGAAGAAAG GGGAGATAGAAGGTTTGAAAAGCCAGGTCGAAAAGAGCCAG ATGTTGCTCCAGGACATTTTCAGATCAACCACA TCCGAGGAAACTACGAGGAAAGTGGGACAGTCCTACCACGAAAGCATGACTTCACGCGATCAGAGAGTGAGAACTGGCGTACTTCTCGTGATGATCAGAATGGTGAGGATGATGAGGGGGGTTGGCGGCTGGCTGGTTCTCGACGGGACAGTGACCGGTGGTGCCCCCCGAGCCCAG ATGGGCCTCGGTCAGCAGGGTGGCGGGAACACCCAGACCAGCGTCGGCGTTTTCCTTTTGATGCAAGAGAAGATGAGCGTGGGTACAGGAGACCACGGTCAGGCAGCGGCAGCCTTGAGGACGAGAGGGACAGTCTCCCGGAGTGGTGTCTGGAGGACGCAGACGAGGAGGCAGGCACTTTTGACTCATCAGGGGCCTTTCTGTCTCTCAAG AAAGCCTCCAAGGAGCCAATCCTGGAAGAGGCAGAGCTTGAATTCAGACCTCTGGATGAGTGTGAAGAGGGCCTTGAGGAAGAGGAAAGTCAGCCCAAGGAGACCAAAGAAACAGAAACGGAGGCCAAGAGAGAACTTGACCGAAAAG atCTGGCCAGAGTGTCAGAGGAGGCTCCACCTCTTGCTCCACCTGTTGCTCTACCAGTTTCGGAAGCCCTGGTTCCTGCCCAATCCTTGTCCCCAAGTCAGCCCAGCAGAACAGAAGAAACAGAGAGGCCAGCTGAACGACAGCCGCCCCTGGAACTCCCACCAGAGCCCTGCAAAGTCCCCCTGCATGTCCCTCTGTCTAACAGCATGCTGGAAACCCTTCCTATGACCCACATTTCTACCACTCTCGCAG AAGTGTCTTCTCCATCACCCAGCGTCCAGTTGCCACAGCAAAAGCCCATGGAGGTGCATGTGGCAATGAAAAATCCTTTGCCCTTCCCTTCAACTGTTATAACACCTATTGGCAGGCCCACCACTGTTCCACATGACACTGATGAAGATGAAGGACTGACACACTTTGAGCAG GAGGCAGAGAAGATGGTAGCATATCTACAGGATGGTGTGGCGGATGATGACAGACTTGCAGCTAAGACTTCAGAAAAGCAGAAGCCAGGCCTGCCGCTCACTCATGAAGCTGCTCTCAAGTGGTTCTACAAAGACCCTCAGGGGGAGATACAGG GTCCATTCAGTAATCATGAAATGACTGAGTGGTTTCAGGCTGGTTACTTCACTATGTCTCTGTTGGTCAAACGAGGATGTGATGAAGTATTTCAGGCTCTGGGAGAGATCATGAAGATTTGGGGAAGGGTGCCATTTACTCCAGGCCCTGCACCCCCACCTCTACAG GGTGATGGTGATCAAGAGAGGTTGAAGAGGCAGCAAGAGCTCACTGCTCTCAACCTTTATCAGTTACAGCAGCTTCAATATCAATACCTCCTCAG GCAGCAGTATGCTCAGGTTCTGGCCCAGCAGAAAGCTGCAGTTCTTAGCTCAGCTCCtgttcaacagcagcagcagcaccaacagCAGATCAACCTGCTTCTACAGCAATACCAGGCACTCAAGATAAG AGCATCTGAGAGCCTCCTACCTCCCGTTACCCGGTCTCTATCAGTACCAGACTCTGGTTCTGTgtgggaaatgcagaacgcgtcTTCTCAGGCTTCTTGCACACCAAACATTCAGCAAGCTGCTCCAAGCA CATGGGATGGCAGCAGTGTCTGGGATTTACCTATAGACTCCATGGCACAGGCTCCAACTATCGAGCAGATGCAACAATTAGAAAAGGCAAAGACTGCAAAG TTGGACCTGGAGAGGCGTGAGGTAGAAATGAGAGccaaaagagaggaagaggagaggaaacgCCTGGAGGAGGTCCTGAGAGCTCGGCAAGAGGAAGAACGGAAACGCTTGGAAGAAGAGGAGCTGGCACGGCAAAAACAG GAGGAGGCTTTAAGACGGCAGAGAGAGCAAGAAGAGGCACAGCGCAGgcaaaaggaagaagaagagagactAGCACAGGAAGAAGCTCTCCGAAGATTAGAAGAAAGaaggagggaagaggaggagagaaaaaaacggGAAGAATTCCTTCGCAAACAa gaagaggagaggagaaagcaGGAAGAACTAGAAGCATTGAGGAGGCGAGAGGAGGAGAAGCTAGCAGAGGAAGAGGCAGCAGCTGCTCTGGCCCAACAGCAACAGGAGGAGcagaagaggagagagcaggaggCCCAAAGACAGCAGGAGCTGCAAAGGCAAAGGCAGCAGCAACAAGAGGCCCTTAGAAGActtcaacaacagcagcagcagcagcagcttgcaCAGATGAAG CTTCCATCCTCTTCAAAGTGGGGCCAGCAGTCAACCAATGCTGCAAACCAGACTCCTAACGCCTTGTCACTGGCTGAGATCCAGAAActggaagaggagagagagcgaCAGGCACGGGAGGAG AGACGTCAGCAACAAGAGCTCCTGAAACTACAGCAGCAGGCCCTGCAACAGGCTCAGCAACCTCAAGCTAAGCTGTCAGGTTGGGGCAATGTGTCCAAACAGCCAGTTGTTACCAAGTCTTTGCTGGAGATTCAGAGGGAAGAAGCCCAACAGATGAAACAGCgaaaggagcagcagcagcagcagcaacagcagcagccaccaccaccaccaacacatCACCACCCCATCGTCACCCAACAGACCCGCACTCAAAACAGAACT acatctctGAGCAGCTCGGTGTGGGGGTCTGTAAATACCAGCACCTGCACTAACTGGGCTTCAGACTCCAGAAGTATCTGGGGGGACACCCACAATTCTAACATGGGCTTCTGGGACGAGGCTGTGAAGGAGGCTGTTCAGCAACCTCCCCAAACCAAGAAAGGCAGTACGCAGAAGAACAACAAGGGAAACGCCAACCTCAG TAATTCTTTAAGTGGCCGAGCCAACAAGaaggtagaggaggaggagaagctgctaaAATTGTTCCAGGGGGTCAGTAAGAGCCAACAGGACACATTCATGCTATGGTGTGAGCAAACCCTGCACACCCTCAACACAGCCAACAATCTGGATG TTCCTACATTTGCATCCTTCCTCAAAGAGGTGGACTCTCCATACGAGGTGCACGACTATGTCAGGGCCTACCTGGGGGACACACCCGAGGCCAAGGACTTTGCCAAGCAGTTCCTGGAACGTCGTGCCAAACAGAACACTAACCAACAGAAACCGGCACCACAAAACCCCCAGCAAGTtctcaaacagcagcag GATTCTGTTTGGGGTGGAACAGGATCTTCATCGCTCTACCAGTGCAACCATACAAGTGGTCAGCAGCAGCGCTTTGAGACCGTCACCtcagggaagaagaaaaaaaagcagaagatgGTCCGTGCAGACCCCAGTCTTCTAG GTTTTTCAGTAAATGCTTCATCTGAGAGATTGAATATGGGAGAGATTGAGACTCTGGAAGACTTTTAA
- the snorc gene encoding protein SNORC, which produces MLPSSICRGLVLVLLGLSVALAHTETVAKSASTDRDHQDTMSGEPPSEITTKSPFQDATEPPFTYDYEHSTHPPDTEKEEGVLGPGAITAIVIAVFLGASVLLALIVITLRKFTAS; this is translated from the exons ATGCTTCCCAGCAGCATCTGCAGAGGCCTCGTCCTGGTGCTCCTAGGGCTCTCGGTGGCCCTAGCCCACACGG AGACAGTCGCAAAGTCTGCCTCAACAGACAGGGATCACCAAGACACCATGTCTGGAGAACCACCCAGCGAGATCACCACCAAAAGCCCTTTCCAGGATGCAACAGAGCCACCTTTCACCTATGACTACGAGCATAGCACACACCCCCCGGAtacagaaaaagaggagg gggTCTTGGGGCCGGGGGCCATCACAGCCATTGTTATAGCCGTCTTCCTAGGGGCATCTGTCCTCCTTGCCCTCATCGTCATCACACTCAGGAAGTTCACCGCCTCCTAG
- the kncn gene encoding kinocilin produces MNQVNVGEYHGLRVGSAVLSIVAGCIIIGVSRECDADAVGGIFLGAGGLGLLISIFPFIKAWLNINHILPSFGNVRVQPTPANPVPEQPIETLRREMTQTQLNLERSKSRMGTFVEGGPMAETNPDEGTSIDMPDVLSRRKLKQSPSDQDLP; encoded by the exons ATGAACCAAGTCAACGTTGGGGAGTACCATGGGCTACGAGTGGGCTCAGCCGTGCTCAGCATTGTGGCAGGCTGCATCATCATCGGGGTGTCCAGGGAGTGTGACGCCGATGCTGTAGGAGGTATCTTTCTGGGAGCAGGAGGCCTCG GGCTTCTCATATCAATCTTTCCCTTCATAAAAGCCTGGCTAAACATCAACCACATTCTTCCATCCTTTG GAAATGTCAGAGTGCAACCCACACCTGCCAATCCCGTTCCCGAACAACCGATAGAGACACTAAGACGAGAAA TGACTCAGACACAACTAAATCTGGAACGTTCTAAGAGTCGTATGGGAACCTTTGTGGAGGGTGGACCAATGGCTGAAACCAACCCAGACGAGGG GACTTCCATAGACATGCCAGATGTCTTATCCAGACGGAAACTAAAGCAGTCCCCTTCTGATCAAGACCTGCCATGA